The following coding sequences are from one Coffea arabica cultivar ET-39 chromosome 11e, Coffea Arabica ET-39 HiFi, whole genome shotgun sequence window:
- the LOC140020971 gene encoding glycosyltransferase family 92 protein RCOM_0530710-like, whose product MDSSDQRRKRKRLLRTSAASQTSYLLVLPSHLFSVRSLLLCFTFFTFLCLLSYTAKIHSSVFRPVLVVSSLSLLSSSSDSVQHFDKLISLPFKIEDRVLLPDHILLLVKNNGTVKRNQELDCVYWRSIVSEGRNIDGLEARQSLVAKLNVLSVDEYDEFRLIVRCPIPPVNYSAVVNLQRRWRNGIENLGDENGLRGISNQSVHKWERVAYTATLDGDTAVVFVKGLNLRQQRESDPRQFSCHFGLGNWEADGKFMLTTKAVTAAQEVVRCLLPRSIKKAPEKAQGIRVTIGVTPHVRARAHEHVVFPSVAKIFSPKSIEGGVGGRGKYELCVCTMVWNQGSALREWIMYHAWLGVERWFIYDNNSDDNIKQVIGELERENYNVTRHVWPWVKTQEAGFSHCALRAKDECNWVSFMDVDEFFYFPYSTPRHQTFREVGYAGQNSLRTLVANVSSSPRIAEIRTTCHSFGPSGLSKQPPQGVMAGYTCRLQSPERHKSIIRPKALDATLLNVVHHFHLRNGFKYLNLPQSTAVINHYKYQVWDVFKAKFYRRVATYVADWQENHNEGSRDRAPGLGTEAIEPPNWPQQFCEVWDTGLRDFVLANLVDTSNGLLPWETSSLDQ is encoded by the coding sequence ATGGATTCTTCAGACCAAAGGAGGAAGAGAAAACGGCTACTTAGAACATCTGCAGCATCGCAAACTTCATATCTATTAGTTCTACCTTCTCATTTATTTTCAGTAAGATCTCTTCTTCTTTGTTTCACCTTCTTCACCTTTCTTTGCCTCTTATCCTACACGGCAAAGATTCATTCTTCAGTTTTTAGGCCAGTTTTGGTAGTTTCTAGCTTATCTTTATTGTCTTCTAGTAGTGATTCCGTTCAACATTTTGATAAGTTGATATCGTTGCCATTTAAGATAGAGGATCGGGTTTTGTTGCCTGATCATATACTTTTGTTGGTAAAGAATAATGGGACAGTGAAGAGAAATCAAGAATTGGATTGTGTTTACTGGAGAAGCATAGTTTCTGAAGGTAGGAACATCGATGGTCTGGAGGCAAGGCAGAGTCTTGTTGCCAAGCTGAATGTTTTGTCCGTTGATGAATATGACGAATTTAGATTGATTGTCAGATGTCCAATTCCGCCTGTCAATTACTCTGCTGTGGTAAATTTACAAAGGCGCTGGAGAAATGGGATTGAGAATTTAGGGGATGAAAATGGCTTACGGGGGATTAGTAATCAGTCAGTTCATAAATGGGAACGTGTGGCCTATACTGCTACTTTGGATGGGGACACTGCTGTGGTGTTTGTAAAAGGTTTGAATCTTAGGCAACAACGAGAATCGGATCCGAGGCAGTTCAGCTGCCATTTTGGGTTGGGGAACTGGGAGGCGGATGGAAAATTTATGCTCACGACAAAAGCTGTTACGGCTGCTCAAGAGGTTGTGAGGTGTTTGTTGCCGCGGAGTATCAAGAAGGCCCCTGAAAAGGCTCAGGGAATTAGGGTGACAATTGGAGTGACACCCCATGTTCGTGCCAGAGCTCATGAGCATGTGGTTTTTCCTTCTGTGGCTAAGATTTTTAGTCCGAAGTCTATCGAGGGTGGGGTTGGTGGTCGGGGAAAGTATGAGCTCTGTGTGTGTACAATGGTGTGGAATCAGGGCTCTGCTTTGCGTGAATGGATTATGTATCATGCTTGGCTGGGAGTTGAGAGGTGGTTCATTTATGATAACAATAGTGACGATAACATCAAACAGGTAATTGGGGAGCTCGAGCGAGAGAACTACAATGTCACCAGGCATGTGTGGCCTTGGGTTAAGACTCAGGAAGCTGGTTTCTCTCATTGTGCTCTTAGAGCAAAGGATGAATGCAATTGGGTTTCGTTCATGGATGTTGACGAGTTTTTCTATTTTCCCTATTCAACACCAAGGCATCAGACATTCAGGGAAGTGGGCTATGCTGGTCAGAATTCACTACGGACTCTGGTGGCAAATGTTTCATCATCCCCAAGAATTGCAGAGATAAGAACTACTTGCCATAGTTTTGGGCCATCAGGATTGAGTAAACAGCCTCCTCAGGGAGTTATGGCAGGATACACTTGCCGACTTCAGAGTCCTGAGCGACACAAATCAATTATTCGCCCCAAGGCCCTTGACGCTACCCTTCTGAATGTGGTGCATCACTTCCACTTAAGAAATGGATTCAAGTACCTAAATTTGCCTCAGAGCACAGCTGTGATAAATCATTACAAATACCAGGTGTGGGATGTTTTCAAAGCAAAATTTTACAGAAGAGTTGCAACCTATGTTGCTGATTGGCAAGAAAACCACAATGAAGGGTCTAGGGATAGAGCTCCTGGCTTGGGAACCGAGGCCATCGAACCTCCCAATTGGCCACAACAGTTTTGTGAGGTTTGGGACACTGGCCTACGAGATTTTGTTTTGGCCAACTTGGTTGATACCTCAAATGGTCTGTTGCCCTGGGAAACATCTTCTTTAGACCAATGA